The proteins below come from a single Fusarium verticillioides 7600 chromosome 3, whole genome shotgun sequence genomic window:
- a CDS encoding transcriptional regulator, protein MYIRAAHAEADLRVLRRLIHENPLGMLTTGIKSQNHSFLQSSHIPFLLDVKDESSETELGRLRGHLARQNPQSKAMIEHCTANPSLKSYLEDEVLVIFTKPAHHYVTPKFYTETKPANGKVVPTWNYAAAQVYGKARIYYENNEETSSFLGRAISDLTDHNERGAMGFTAESQWKVSDAPDKYVELLKRNIIGIEIEVTKLEGKFKMSQEMGQGDREGVIKGFEGLGTEVGDEVARVVKERGELKDQKK, encoded by the coding sequence ATGTATATTCGCGCCGCCCATGCTGAAGCGGACCTCCGTGTCCTTCGCCGCCTCATCCACGAAAACCCCCTCGGAATGCTCACAACCGGAATAAAATCCCAAAACCATTCCTTCCTCCAAAGCAGTCACATCCCCTTCCTTCTCGACGTAAAAGATGAATCCAGCGAAACAGAACTCGGCCGTCTCCGCGGTCACCTGGCTCGTCAAAACCCCCAAAGCAAAGCCATGATCGAACACTGCACCGCCAACCCCTCTCTAAAAAGCTATCTCGAAGACGAAGTCCTAGTAATCTTCACAAAGCCAGCTCACCACTACGTCACCCCCAAATTCTACACCGAGACGAAACCAGCGAATGGAAAAGTGGTGCCGACGTGGAATTACGCCGCGGCGCAGGTTTATGGAAAGGCGAGGATTTACTATGAGAATAACGAAGAGACGTCGTCGTTTCTGGGAAGGGCGATTAGTGATCTTACGGATCATAATGAGAGGGGTGCGATGGGGTTTACGGCTGAGAGTCAGTGGAAGGTGTCTGATGCGCCGGACAAGTAtgttgagttgttgaagaggaatATTATTGGCATTGAGATTGAGGTTACTAAGTTGGAGGGCAAGTTTAAAATGAGTCAGGAGATGGGTCAGGGGGATAGGGAGGGTGTTATTAAGGGTTTTGAAGGGTTGGGGACggaggttggtgatgaggttgcgAGGGTTGTTAAGGAGCGTGGGGAGTTGAAGGATCAGAAGAAATGA